The sequence below is a genomic window from Cicer arietinum cultivar CDC Frontier isolate Library 1 chromosome 6, Cicar.CDCFrontier_v2.0, whole genome shotgun sequence.
TGATCGAGAATCACTTACGATGCCTTCTTCTTTATCTTCATCTCCTCCTAGACTTGGATATATTGAACATCGTGTATCCAAATTTGATACCTTGGTAGGCATTGCAATCAAGTATGGTGTTGAGGtacttttctattttctttgaagttttgttatatattaatttttgattatttttacattctttaaaaagttttataaatttttaatttttttatttaccctttttcatcttttttgtGAATTTGACGATGAAAGTATAAAATGATGGTGTTTGAGTTAAAGTCCTGAAATTTGTTGTTGTGGTGGTGGTGCATGCGTGTGCAgacttttttcttatattatgaTGTGCTTTTTggaattttgttgttgtaatcATAATTCATGCTTTTTGGAATTTTACACGAATGATTGATTATGATTTGTTGataatgtaaatttatttacaCTAATGTATCAAAATTAAGCTCATATTTTAATATGGGTGCACACTTGTCAAATGAGGGAAAACATTGTAGTATActcttatttttgaaattgaGTTGTCCTGATGAAGTATGATTTTTTCAGCTCTTTATGCTTTGGGAAATTGTAGGTTACAGATATCAAAAGGATGAACAGCCTTGTTACAGACCATCAGATCTTTGCGCTTAAAACTGTTCAAATTCCATTACCTGGAAGGCACCCTCCATCTACTTGTTTATCAAATGGTTCCAGTACTCCTGGGTATGTTCATCTCTATTTGATTAAACCATTAAGGCAAAACACTGAATTTGTGAAGCTCCACcttatccttttttattttggaaaaagTATATTGGATGAAATGAAAGGGCTGAGTGGGGTTAGGATTTTTGTTTAATAGTTTGATACTTTGAGGTGTGAGCGACAAACAAGAATATAAAGTTAAAGGCAGAAACTGGGAATGTATCTAGAACTAGAATAAAATTCTTGGGGCTGTAATTTttccaaataaatatattaaagtaaaaGGTTTTTACATTGTATATATCCACTGTCACTGTAAAACATTTTATAGTAGGACAGTGTTGCATCATGGTGggaataatttattttgcttGTAGTGAAGGCTTTTTGACAGTTTTGTAAGTAGATGACAACCAGTGTTGTCGAAGTCAGAACATGGCAGAAACAAAAAAATCTGCCATGCCATTGCAGCCTATGGCGGGCATCCCTTCACAAATTGTCTATGGTGGTTGTCACAATATCTGCCACGCCATTCCACCGTGGCAGCACCAAGGCCACCATTTTACAACACTGCTGACACATGCTGTTCACTAATAGCGTAAAACTCTTTAATCTGTCAGTTGGATCAAAACTGAATCCTTATTTCGTTATATCATTTGCCCAAATTCTTTCACATTTCATGATATTATACAAGTTTTACAGTTTTTACTTTATACTGTTCACTTTCTTCATGTGTGATGTTATTTATTCTTGAAGAAGGCTTGACACCCTTTTATTGACAATAATTTTCTCATTGTCATGGACATATTCCTCTGTTTTATCGCATGTGTCTTTTAAATGTTGCTTTCATTCAAAATTGCACTTTAAGAATCTTACTAAAGTAAttatgctacaaattgcaataGGTATCCTTGGGGCCTTTTTTTGCATCTATGTTAGGTCATTTGTCTTAAAATTCTTACCATATAAATAACTATAGATAGAAATATTTCAGAAGAAATGTAATACAAGAAAATAGATTTACTGATTTACAATGTTCCCTGTTTATGTTGGTTGCAATACATAATTTCTCTATAATATCACCATTTCTTAATGATTTATTTCCCAATAGCATTTAAAATCACTGAAGACCATGAATGTCATTCCATCAGGCATGACTCTACTCACAGTCCACCTGATAACACGCACCGTGAACTGCTTGAATCATTCCAGTCCGTAAGATTAAAGTCTTCTGACCAGAAGGTCTCCCCAGCCATGAGCTCATTACAGGGTTATTATGGACTTAAAGTTCCCTCTAATTCCTCAGAAAATGGTTCATCATCCAAGAACTCGTCTATGTCTGACCGACCCCTGAGCCGTCACCGAAAATCCAAAAGTTTGGTCAATGTTATCTTGGAAGAGATTATGGAAAAGGTTGATACTGCACCAGCTGCAGAAAACTGGGAACTTAGCTCTGATAAATGGAATGAGAAACTTGGCCAGAGACGTCAGAAATCTGAAGCTGACTTTACAAGGATACCGGAGTTGATTCTGAGGGAGGATAATAGCAGCAGTGGTGGTCTTCCTTCACGAACAGGAATGGGCTTAGCTCTGAGACAAAAAGCAGCTAGCCGAACTGCCGCAACAATTGATTCTGAATCAAGTGGATTGGTTCCTGTGCCAATGACTTTGGGGGATGGTTTTCAAACTGATTATTCATATGGTGTCAGGAAATCATCCAGTACATCTTGTTTGCAAGATCAAGATAACTGCGGCTCCTCATCCATTTGGCCGTCCACGATGTGGAATTTGAAACCAGATTTACAGGCCCTTTCAACTGCAGCCATTGGAAAACCGATCTTTGATGGCTTGCCTAAGCCGATAACTGGTCGAAGGAATAAAGCTGCACttgattaatatataattatttatcaaaacaatTTTGATCCTTTTTTGTGAGTCATGGAACCATTAGCTGCCACACCAATGGGTAGATTGGAGAAGTAAAACAATGTAgcatggaaaaaaaaaaatcaaacatcaGATTTTATCTATCTCTGAAtaggaaaatattttttatgctaaaaaatacttccaatttatttatttttaaacagtaTTGGGTGCCCTTGTGGCCATAAATGTAGGAATGAGGATCTTAAACATTACCATTCACCCAGTTTTTGTATAGTCATAGTGATACTTTTAGGAAACGGATTTCGTGTGGTCATTGACAAAGAtgattgagatttttttttcccaaatgattttattttctcaaattttcaaaattacgATGCAAGTCTTCTGATCTTAACAGGGTAGATCCATTGACTATTGACTAATATCACAAGGAAATTCCAATCACTTGGAGTTTGGTCCATTCTTTATAGGGTTTGGGCACCTTAAATCTTTATGGTGACAGTTAAATGTACTAGTTTGACAGGTGTCTAGCTCCTATTGAATACAAGTTACAGGTGTGGATATGTGTGGAACTATTACTTTGCAATTTAATTtctcaaatcttattttagaaaTTGACTAATAGGTCCCTTAAATAAGTTTTCTACTGCTTTATGGTACTAATCGAACTGCCTTAACTTACATGGTTGTAGCGACGATCTTTAGTTTGGAAacattgtaaataaataatcagTGCGttacacaataataatataccttgcattttattatttttgacagGAAAAAGACCATAATATGTAAATAGATTTTTTAGGGTCTACAAATTTAAGGATAGTATGTTACTATTACTAATTATGCAGGAATCGTTCTGAAACTATTACGTTGTCACTAATAAATAgctgaaaataataaatttagtgtATATCACCTactgtaaaaaaaatgaaaaattgcaATCACCTTCTTGAAGAATGCTTAAGTAGCACACTCATTTTGCTGTGTCCAATCCCATGGATGGAAATCCGCTATTGAAGTTTTTGTTTGAGCTTCTTTTTCCACT
It includes:
- the LOC101515306 gene encoding uncharacterized protein isoform X3, with the protein product MERENWNENNNNNNKNGYYENQLLCDYDRESLTMPSSLSSSPPRLGYIEHRVSKFDTLVGIAIKYGVEVTDIKRMNSLVTDHQIFALKTVQIPLPGRHPPSTCLSNGSSTPGHDSTHSPPDNTHRELLESFQSVRLKSSDQKVSPAMSSLQGYYGLKVPSNSSENGSSSKNSSMSDRPLSRHRKSKSLVNVILEEIMEKVDTAPAAENWELSSDKWNEKLGQRRQKSEADFTRIPELILREDNSSSGGLPSRTGMGLALRQKAASRTAATIDSESSGLVPVPMTLGDGFQTDYSYGVRKSSSTSCLQDQDNCGSSSIWPSTMWNLKPDLQALSTAAIGKPIFDGLPKPITGRRNKAALD
- the LOC101515306 gene encoding uncharacterized protein isoform X1, translated to MDIPLKFLKDKKEYLNCLKVAGNKSEICREFSKKYLQCRMEKLLIFGTDFDMERENWNENNNNNNKNGYYENQLLCDYDRESLTMPSSLSSSPPRLGYIEHRVSKFDTLVGIAIKYGVEVTDIKRMNSLVTDHQIFALKTVQIPLPGRHPPSTCLSNGSSTPGHDSTHSPPDNTHRELLESFQSVRLKSSDQKVSPAMSSLQGYYGLKVPSNSSENGSSSKNSSMSDRPLSRHRKSKSLVNVILEEIMEKVDTAPAAENWELSSDKWNEKLGQRRQKSEADFTRIPELILREDNSSSGGLPSRTGMGLALRQKAASRTAATIDSESSGLVPVPMTLGDGFQTDYSYGVRKSSSTSCLQDQDNCGSSSIWPSTMWNLKPDLQALSTAAIGKPIFDGLPKPITGRRNKAALD
- the LOC101515306 gene encoding uncharacterized protein isoform X2; amino-acid sequence: MEKLLIFGTDFDMERENWNENNNNNNKNGYYENQLLCDYDRESLTMPSSLSSSPPRLGYIEHRVSKFDTLVGIAIKYGVEVTDIKRMNSLVTDHQIFALKTVQIPLPGRHPPSTCLSNGSSTPGHDSTHSPPDNTHRELLESFQSVRLKSSDQKVSPAMSSLQGYYGLKVPSNSSENGSSSKNSSMSDRPLSRHRKSKSLVNVILEEIMEKVDTAPAAENWELSSDKWNEKLGQRRQKSEADFTRIPELILREDNSSSGGLPSRTGMGLALRQKAASRTAATIDSESSGLVPVPMTLGDGFQTDYSYGVRKSSSTSCLQDQDNCGSSSIWPSTMWNLKPDLQALSTAAIGKPIFDGLPKPITGRRNKAALD